Part of the Candidatus Polarisedimenticolia bacterium genome is shown below.
CGCCGCGATTACTCCTGTGCGCTGTTCGATGCGCGCGGCAGGGCGGTGGCGGTGGGCGACCACATGCCCGTGCACCTCGGCTCCATGCCGGCCGCGGTGAGGCAGGTGCTGCGCTCCGTCCCTCCCGCCGCCGGTGAAATGGTAGCGGTGAATGATCCCTACTCGGGCGGCACCCACCTGCCCGACATTACGCTGGTCGCGCCCTATCCCGCCCGGGCGCGGCGTCCCCGCTATTACCTGGCCAACCGGGCGCACCACAGCGACATCGGCGGCGCCCACCCCGGGTCCATGGCCCCCGGGTCGCGGGAGATCTATGAGGAAGGCATCATCCTGCCTCCCGTCCGGCTGGTGCGGCACGACGAGCCGGATCCCGACCTGCTCCGGCTGCTCCTGGCCAACGTGAGAACGCCGCGCGAGAGGGAGGCCGATCTGCGGGCCCAGATCGCCGCGAACCGGGAAGGCGGACGCCTGCTGCAGGAGATGGAGCAGCGACTGGGTCGTGCGCGGCTGGCCGCGTGGTCCTTCGACACCATCCGGCACGCCGGCCGCATCGTGCGCAGCTTCCTGCGCGAGATTCCCGAGGGATCCTACCGGGCGACAGAGGTCCTGGAAGGGGACGGCGTGACCGCCGATCCCATCCGGCTGAAGGTTTGCGTCCGCATGCACCGCGGAAGCATCCAGGTCGATTTCGGCGGCACCGATCCCCAGGTGCGCGGCAACATCAATGCGGTGGAGGCCATCACACGTTCGGCGGTCTACTTCGTCTTCCGCTGCCTCGTCCGCGAGGAGATTCCTTTCAACGAAGGCTGTTTCGACGCCATCGAGGTGCGTCTGCCGCCCGGGACGGTGCTTTCCGCCCGCCGCCCCGCGGCGGTGGCGGGCGGCAACGTGGAAGCTTCGCAACGCGTGGTGGACTTGGTCCTCAAAGCGCTGGCGCGCGCGCTGCCCGGACGGATCCCCGCCCAGAGCAGCGGGACGATGACCAACCTTACCTTCGGGGGGGTCGACCCGCGCCGGGGTGGGAGCTTCACCTACTACGAGACCGTTGGAGGAGGCATGGGGGCCTCGAAGCTCCGGGCAGGACTCTCCGGGGTCCATACCGGCATGACCAACTCCCTCAACACACCCATCGAGGCGCTCGAGCAGGCGCTGCCGATCCGTGTGACGCGCTATGCTCTGCGGCCCGGCTCCGGGGGAAAGGGACTGCACCGCGGCGGGAGTGGCGTGGTGCGGGAATTCGAGGCCCTGGGCGAAACCCAGGCGGCCCTGTTCGCCGATCGACATCGGCACGGCCCCGCGGGGAGGCAGGGTGGGGGGGAAGGAGCGAGGGGAGGGGCGTGGAGGGTGCGCGGCGGCAAGCTGGCTCCCCTGGAATCGAAGTCCCGCCTG
Proteins encoded:
- a CDS encoding hydantoinase B/oxoprolinase family protein, whose translation is MKSSPRWSPAVEREMARRLFGSIVEGMGTVLMRSAFSPNIKERRDYSCALFDARGRAVAVGDHMPVHLGSMPAAVRQVLRSVPPAAGEMVAVNDPYSGGTHLPDITLVAPYPARARRPRYYLANRAHHSDIGGAHPGSMAPGSREIYEEGIILPPVRLVRHDEPDPDLLRLLLANVRTPREREADLRAQIAANREGGRLLQEMEQRLGRARLAAWSFDTIRHAGRIVRSFLREIPEGSYRATEVLEGDGVTADPIRLKVCVRMHRGSIQVDFGGTDPQVRGNINAVEAITRSAVYFVFRCLVREEIPFNEGCFDAIEVRLPPGTVLSARRPAAVAGGNVEASQRVVDLVLKALARALPGRIPAQSSGTMTNLTFGGVDPRRGGSFTYYETVGGGMGASKLRAGLSGVHTGMTNSLNTPIEALEQALPIRVTRYALRPGSGGKGLHRGGSGVVREFEALGETQAALFADRHRHGPAGRQGGGEGARGGAWRVRGGKLAPLESKSRLTLRPGERLRIATPGGGGWGKAPRRI